The Naumovozyma dairenensis CBS 421 chromosome 8, complete genome genomic sequence TATGagatttttctttattacGGAACatgaaaatttaatggTGAATAAACCATCAAGcaagaataaaaaagaaaatccaGCTAAGAATGAAAAGCTTCCCTTAAAACATTTATTCTCACTCTTAGATAAAAAGATAATTACAGACGAAACACAGTTGATGGATCTTTTGACTAGgataattcaaatatgtACGCAACGTCTCGATAAACTTATAAAAACATCAGCGAAAAATCgttggaaaaaaaaattacaacaacCCGATGTTAGCAGGGATGACATTATGAAATTAGTAGCAATTATCAAGTTAGATAGCTGCAATACTAAAGTTTTCCAGCAAACGTTGAATATAATGCTTAATTTGTcagttttcaataataatatcgaGTTACTTACTGAGCAGCTGGTATTGTTGGGTAAAGGTACAACAGCTGACTTACTGAAGGATCTAAATGATTTAGCCCAGGAATCTGAAAGAATATCCGACAAGCCTGAATTGGATCCGGATTTATTGATTAAATTCACCATTCCTAACTCAGACCAGGCGAAGTTGCTTAAAATATTAACGGCAATTGATTATGTTTACTCCCACGATAGTACCTTGGGGGCAGATAAAGATGAGAAATTGATCAAGCTCTATAATGAAATGCATTTAGGTCCAATATGGTCATCTCTAAGCAAATGTTTAGcaaaatttgaaagtaGTTCACACTTCACTACTTCTGCCACCATATTATTGCCGGTAATCGAATCGCTGATGATTGTTTGTAAACATACCAAAGCAACACACGAGAAGGTGAAGAAGTACGAAGAGGGGAAATCGCTTGATTTTGCAGAAATTCCGgttgaaaatttattctATCCGTTTACGGATCTccataaaaaattattgaatcaaATGGTTCGTTCAAATTCTCAGCTAATGAGCGGTCCCTTTTCATTACTGGTAAAAAATCCAAAGATCCTTGATTTTGATAACAAGCGTTACTATTTCATGGCTAAATTAAAGACAGAGACCGCGGAGAAACCTAAATTAGCTGTGTCGGTACGTCGTGATCAAGTATTCCTTGATTCATATAGATCACTTTTCTTTAAGAGTGATGACGAGATTAAAAATTCCAGATTAGAAATTACATTCAAAGGTGAGAGTGGTGTTGATGCCGGTGGGTTAACTAGAGAATGGTACCAGGTCTTATCTAGGCAAATGTTTAATCCTGACTATGCATTATTCTTACCAGTTTCCTCGGATAAAACAACGTTCCATCCAAACCGTACGTCAGGAGTCAATCCTGAACATTTATCGTTCTTCAAGTTTATTGGTATGGTGCTCGGTAAGGCCATTCGTGATCAATGTTTCCTAGATTGTCATTTTAGTAGGGACGTATATAAAAACATGTTAGGAAAACCTGTATCATTAAAAGATATGGAATCTATCGACTtagattattataaatCATTGGTCTGGATATTAGAAAACGATATCACGGATGTTATTGAGGAGACATTCTCCGTTGAAACTGATGATTATGGTGAACATAAAGTAATTGATTTGATTGAGAACGGGTCTAATGTGCCAGTTACagaagaaaacaagaaagatTACGTCAAGAAAATTGTGGAATATAAGCTGCACACGTCTGTTAAAGAACAGATGGATAATTTCTTAAGAGGCTTCTATTCGTTAATTCCGAAGGAATTAGTTTCTATTTTTGATGAACAGGAATTGGAATTACTGGTTAGTGGTTTACCTGATATTGATGTTGACGACtggaaaaataatactaacTACACCAACTATACTTCAAATGATAAACAAATCAATTATTTCTGGAGAGCGGTCAGATCTTTCGATGTTGAAGAGCGTGCAAGATTGTTACAATTTGTTACCGGTACAAGTAAAGTGCCATTGAATGGCTTCAAAGAATTAAGCGGTGTTGAAGGCGTTTGCAAGTTTGCAATACACAGAGATTATGGTTCCACAGACAGATTACCATCTTCCCATACCTGTTTCAATCAACTAAATTTACCCGCCTATAACTCCTACGAAACTTTACGtggttcattattaatagcTATCAATGAAGGTCATGAAGGGTTCGGTCTCGCCTGATAGGAAAATACCGTTCTGATGGATGATGCCTATGGAAAAGGGCGGAGTTACTGTATCCatctatttttatttctacTTCATTTCtactttatatatatattataaaataatactactTAAAATTCTAGTCTTTTGTAGTTGATTTTATTAACAACAGACGGCACACTATGTAGACTAAGAAGATATATGGTAACTTAACGAACACGTTCCGATTGTTCATAATtcctttttgaaaataagTAAATACATTGGTGTCAAAGGAAAGCAAAATATCATCTCCTCTGTCTAACAATATTTAAGCCACCTCTTGAAGTCCTTTTGTGGAAGAACAAAGTTATGGgaaagaagataaagagTTTTAAGTTCCCTTGAGAAATTTAAACACTTACGAATCTCctaaaaatttattgaaggtataatagaaaaaaaggatttatatatttcttcaaatgcTACTGGAGTTTTTATAGAGGTGTGGCAGATAAGCCCCCATCACCTAGTTTCTACACCTCAATCTATAccaattgaataatatcgTATTTTTTATCTATTAATGTTACATAGCTTCATATAAACTAATCAGAATCGCCGGCTAACTGACCGACCCATTCCCAACATTTCATAATTTCACCTTGTAATTCTGTATGGTAAGTGAGTACATTCGGATTTTGCTCTATTTTCTGCTTTATTTCCTTCCATACGTAGTTCTTGTAGTCAGCGTCTGATATATCATTCAATAGCTTGGATTTAATAGTTAACACGTTGACGAATGGTGATTCTATTTGTTCCCGTTTATTAACTTTTAACTCCTGTATGGctatttttattaaatttctAATATAACTTTGTTCTTTTAGACGTCTTGTCCATTCATTCTTTGCTACTTTAATGGTTATAAACAGTAGGATCAAAAATGCCACTGAATACAGTGCTTCTTCGAGCTTCGGTAAAATTTCGATTTTTGGGAGACTGCAGGTCACTCTGACGTACTTTTTAGAATGGGATCTGAATTGCGTTACAATCTCAGTGTTAGAAGTTGAGTTTGTTGGAAGGGAGCCATTACTATAGGGATGAATGTAATGCCATTCTATATCCTTACTATTTTTCAACTTGGCTTTTACTCGGACCCACAATTCTGAGTATTGTTCCTTATTAATCCATGGAGATCTATAGGacataaattcattatatagCTCTCCTTCATTCATACCGCTTAATCCGTTATCGGCGCTATTACCACATTCGAGGTGAGCATTTTGATGATGTAGGACAGAAAGCAATTCAGATGTGATTTGATTGAGCTCTTTACTTTTTTCTGTTTCAATTGGTTCGCATGAAGGTGGTAAGGGTATCAATCCATATAAACTGAGAAGGGAAGAAAACGCTGAAGTCTCATAATGTGGGATGCATTCAGTTGCTAAATTGGAATGACAAATGGCATTTGCCGGGCATGGTAAACATTTCGGTTTGAATGGAGAAAGTATCGTGTCTAGACATGAAAAGAAGGGAGATTCTATTGACAAAGAAAGTATAGATTGAACTGATTCATGGCCACAATAACCAACTAGTATTCTTTCTTCACGATACCATAACGCAAACACGATCGGTATGGCAAATaacagaaaatgaaatatctttaataaaACATATAGGGTCATTGGCAGAAATTGTAATAACAGCTTTAGGTTTGTACGATTGTAATTCCTCCGCAAGAAGACAGCGATGCGgttccttcttcttgtgGAATTCAAGGTATTgtttttatatttcttcttgtgCTTTTCGTGTCTTTTATCTTTCAGTGAATTACTTGTTGCAGTAACAGTTTCATTGCTTTTACTCGAAACATATCCTGgttgaatattattttcattaacaatttctaataaatcattcTCAATTGGTTTAAGTAAGTCATTCTTCTCGACCTCATCATTGTTTTTCGCATTCACTTCGTTTAAGTATGAGGACAATACCTGTCCATTGGCTGCTggttcaatattattaggtttgatttcttcaaattcttcgATCTCTTCAGGCTCTTCAGGGTTTTCAAgtttttcatattttttagtttctttGAGCCCTTCGAGTTCTTCGAGTTCTTCTTCGACCTTCGCTCCTGTTTCAGTAGCATTTGCATGTTCATCAGGAGCTTCTCCGATATCCGTAGGTTCAATGGtttctatttcttcaagTTTTTCTATGTGTTCTAACTTCTGTGATTGGTTGTGAGCTTCGCAAGTTTCCACGCTGCTCTTGGATGCACACTGATTTGGTGGAGATAAATTGTTAGCGAACAATAAAGATTTCGTATCATGATCACTATGATAAGATACACTAGGGATTGAGAAGGACGTTGATGCAGATGCAAGAGTTTTTGAACTGTGAGAGCTTATTGATAAATCAACTGGTCCATTATCGTCATCTTCCTTGCTGAACGCATTGCCTAACTGATTAGCAAACTCTGGAGATATATTTACTAAAGCTAAATCGGGTGCAAGTCTTCTCCTGAACCTCGTATTTCGTTTACTAATTTCTGATCCTAGGTACACCgatttatcttcattattacgTTCTAAATAATTCTGTGgggaaatattttcaattattgATTTGCCGCtatcatttttatattgTTCCAAATCTGTGGGGCCACCTTCGAACGATCCACTTTTAGGTACATATTGAGAAAGTTGTGCCGTACTCAGTTTTTCCTCTTGAAGCTTTTGCTTGtaagatgatgatggtaaGTGTGATTCTTCGTTCTTGATACTTTGATCGCCACAGTCGTTCGATGACGCAGGAGGGATATTTAGAGATTCGGAGTTCGAAATTGCGTCCTTTCCTGTCTCTGAACTACTTATGATCTGTACGTCACTCCTTGTTGGTGGGATATTTCCTCTTTCTCTGATATCTTTAagtttctttctcttttttctttccgACTTCTCCCTGTCagttatatttttctttttgtttgatttcaattgagGAGAACTCGAGTTTGCATCCTCCGTTTTAACATGTAGGTTtctattttcatcttcttcttcctccgTCGCAACAACGTTTCTTGTCCTCTTTttctgcttcttcttcttgatagGGAGATCGGTAGCTTTAGGACTAGAAGATAATAGATCTTCCGTAGGTGTAGTATACTTTCCTAActttgaattgaataactTAATAAGTAAAGGTTTCCTAGCCTTCGATGGAAAATCGATATCATGTTCCACCAAGATTCGTTTCAGTTCTGCTACTTTCAATGATTTGGGATCGACCCCTAGTTTTAGATAGTCTTGATCcatttcttccttctttgtGCCAGTCGAAGTGAAAGTCCAAATACTTCTGAAGATATGTACTTTTGCTACACAATTATTCGCTGTGCTTCTAATACTATCAACTCCATTAGCTATTATGTACGTTCTTGTGTCTTGCTATCTTcgtttgtttgttttcgtcaaaattcttgaaaattTCGGTGAGGCGCTTATTCCATtgatagtaataataacaacaaaaacaaaaacatgGCAGACAAATGGTCTAGAATATAAGACAACAGGCAGCTGTTCAAGATGGTTGTTCCCCTTGCGTTGATATTTGATCCCCATACGCCTGAAATCTTGTAACGTAGTTCCCCTCTGTAATCTGTTGTTGgaagttttcaattgtCTTCTCGCTCAGCTTTTCCCCATAGGCTCCAATTATCTTCTGGACACCATATCGATGTGATTCTTCAGCTAAACAACCTTCGAGATCTTGAATTCCTTGGTTCTCTCCTGCTTTCCTTATGGGAGACCCCCATGGTATAAACCAtgttataatatttttcccCAAAAATTCATTCAGGTTGGCTCTAGTAGTGTCCTTTTTCCAACATTGATTGAAGTCCGGAGTAGTCATTCCGAATACGTATC encodes the following:
- the HEH2 gene encoding Heh2p (similar to Saccharomyces cerevisiae YDR458C and SRC1 (YML034W); ancestral locus Anc_5.577) codes for the protein MDQDYLKLGVDPKSLKVAELKRILVEHDIDFPSKARKPLLIKLFNSKLGKYTTPTEDLLSSSPKATDLPIKKKKQKKRTRNVVATEEEEDENRNLHVKTEDANSSSPQLKSNKKKNITDREKSERKKRKKLKDIRERGNIPPTRSDVQIISSSETGKDAISNSESLNIPPASSNDCGDQSIKNEESHLPSSSYKQKLQEEKLSTAQLSQYVPKSGSFEGGPTDLEQYKNDSGKSIIENISPQNYLERNNEDKSVYLGSEISKRNTRFRRRLAPDLALVNISPEFANQLGNAFSKEDDDNGPVDLSISSHSSKTLASASTSFSIPSVSYHSDHDTKSLLFANNLSPPNQCASKSSVETCEAHNQSQKLEHIEKLEEIETIEPTDIGEAPDEHANATETGAKVEEELEELEGLKETKKYEKLENPEEPEEIEEFEEIKPNNIEPAANGQVLSSYLNEVNAKNNDEVEKNDLLKPIENDLLEIVNENNIQPGYVSSKSNETVTATSNSLKDKRHEKHKKKYKNNTLNSTRRRNRIAVFLRRNYNRTNLKLLLQFLPMTLYVLLKIFHFLLFAIPIVFALWYREERILVGYCGHESVQSILSLSIESPFFSCLDTILSPFKPKCLPCPANAICHSNLATECIPHYETSAFSSLLSLYGLIPLPPSCEPIETEKSKELNQITSELLSVLHHQNAHLECGNSADNGLSGMNEGELYNEFMSYRSPWINKEQYSELWVRVKAKLKNSKDIEWHYIHPYSNGSLPTNSTSNTEIVTQFRSHSKKYVRVTCSLPKIEILPKLEEALYSVAFLILLFITIKVAKNEWTRRLKEQSYIRNLIKIAIQELKVNKREQIESPFVNVLTIKSKLLNDISDADYKNYVWKEIKQKIEQNPNVLTYHTELQGEIMKCWEWVGQLAGDSD